A DNA window from Streptomyces bacillaris contains the following coding sequences:
- a CDS encoding LamG domain-containing protein, protein MLAAGICAALWLTGLAGPLPASAAGTSSDRPAGAGIGYEPSVAEESAEGAALAAARASGEPVEVPALRGETREVFATPQGTLEAREYVTPVWTRSGGTWRAVDLDLAVRADGTVGPIASTVGLAFSPGGDTALVRLTRNGRELALSWPRPLPEPRLAGDTAHYPEILPGVELRLTAVPDGFMSLLVVSTPEAAAHPELERLRFGLATEGMAVDVTDDGGLAATDAGSGGTVFEAPTPLMWDSRQEEDEVATARNRSGDAGTPKPSGAEGPGGSSRIAELGVEVTDGGSALVLTPATELLTAEDTDYPVYIDPQWHSPRASAWTMTSKAFPTTRYWQFNGKADEGLGNCTGWSGCASGDVKRLMYRMDTSRFVGTRVLSAEFVVRNVHSAQCTNHPVELWRTKAISSSTSWNTQNASGFWIERLRTESFNYGSGLSGCKPAGDAEFPIRAAVQQAADSKASTMTFGLRAGNETSPYHWKRFHKNAHLRVEYNRPPRQIPMSQLTMEYGGTCRGPSDPVGVRTLGQLRAGNVTDPDGDSVQVQIQIKRGSEVLWNSALTTGKASGSQHAVTMPGGLPKGETLHWIIRAYDGRDYGPWSSDGSPTGCYFVYDTTVPEAPVIGSSQYPASDPEDPQDPWLDGTGKYGTFTLSTDDSSVTAYRYGVNGDPHPANRVATTAGAPATVRVLPDRPGLHMVTAQALDAAGNLSEIRTYQFRIGTGSGERTSWRLNEPEGAERFTATAPTRTATLHGGATTGAPGAPTVGGTALALDGTGGYAATDRAVVDTSGPFTVSAWARLETKPDHAAIVVTQTGTDKPGFELYYSATLDSWAFNQYRADAPHDNRMARVVADAEVRAGRWTHLVGSYDGATLRLYVDGVLAGSLAYTDAWDARGPVQIGVGKYGAERRSWFPGSVDEVQLLGGAVHDGTASVQRLYAGERLDTEPALPALALFGLDEKAGATAVGGDAHKLAATPTGGVTAGREGPLDRAVRFDGTSGLARTSAGAVRTDRSFSVSAWARLERRPDSAAVVATQLSESRPGFELYYSATYDRWAFNQYSADSADSRPVRAMQPTGDSARVGEWTHLLGVHDQVSDTLTLYVNGRRTDRVTLGGAWHATGPVQFGAGRYDDVVKSFFPGEIADVRIWDRVVTGYEAGRLNQQPLAVAARWMFEETGADGSTTPDAAGTGNALTLRGSTRIGDGFVDLGALELDGITGYADTTTVPADPSRGFTVAAWAQAAAAPDGPVTLMSAAGEHHSALTVRFVPNAQDPAWGSWQVTVPEQDTPQARVVTVGHSLASDVREWQHIAVSYDGLDRRLTLYVNGRTAETVCTEDPLPECSEEQSWADQVTVFPATASFQAGRGLTGGEWGEHWPGSIDDLWVFDGPLTSEQIGELAGGVSGLPTEVPGTP, encoded by the coding sequence GTGCTCGCGGCGGGGATCTGCGCGGCGCTGTGGCTGACCGGGCTGGCGGGCCCGCTCCCCGCCTCGGCCGCCGGTACGTCGTCCGACCGGCCGGCGGGGGCAGGCATCGGCTACGAGCCGTCGGTGGCGGAGGAGAGCGCGGAGGGCGCGGCCCTGGCAGCGGCCCGCGCGTCCGGCGAACCGGTGGAGGTGCCCGCCCTGCGCGGTGAGACCCGTGAGGTCTTCGCCACCCCCCAGGGGACTCTGGAGGCCCGTGAGTACGTCACGCCGGTGTGGACCAGGTCCGGCGGCACGTGGCGAGCCGTCGATCTGGATCTGGCCGTCCGCGCCGACGGCACGGTGGGACCGATCGCCTCCACCGTCGGCCTCGCCTTCTCACCGGGCGGCGACACGGCGCTGGTCCGGCTGACCCGCAACGGCCGCGAGCTGGCGCTGTCGTGGCCACGCCCGCTTCCCGAGCCTCGGCTGGCCGGCGACACCGCCCACTACCCGGAGATCCTGCCGGGCGTGGAGCTGCGGCTGACCGCCGTCCCCGACGGCTTCATGTCCCTGCTGGTGGTCTCCACGCCGGAGGCCGCGGCCCACCCGGAACTGGAGCGGCTGCGGTTCGGTCTGGCGACCGAGGGCATGGCGGTGGACGTCACCGACGACGGCGGGCTGGCCGCCACCGACGCGGGCTCCGGGGGCACCGTCTTCGAGGCGCCGACGCCCCTGATGTGGGACTCGAGGCAGGAGGAGGACGAGGTGGCCACCGCCCGGAACCGCTCCGGGGACGCCGGAACACCGAAGCCGTCCGGCGCCGAGGGTCCCGGCGGTTCGTCCCGGATCGCCGAACTCGGTGTCGAGGTCACCGACGGCGGCTCCGCGCTGGTGCTCACCCCTGCAACGGAACTGCTCACCGCGGAGGACACCGACTACCCGGTGTACATCGACCCGCAGTGGCACTCCCCGCGCGCCTCCGCCTGGACGATGACCTCCAAGGCGTTTCCGACCACCCGCTACTGGCAGTTCAACGGCAAGGCCGACGAGGGGCTGGGCAACTGCACCGGCTGGTCCGGCTGCGCCTCCGGCGACGTCAAGCGGCTGATGTACCGGATGGACACCTCCCGCTTCGTCGGCACCCGTGTTCTGAGCGCCGAGTTCGTGGTCCGCAACGTGCACTCCGCCCAGTGCACCAACCATCCCGTGGAGCTGTGGAGGACCAAGGCCATCTCCAGCAGCACCAGCTGGAACACGCAGAACGCCTCAGGGTTCTGGATCGAGCGGCTGCGCACCGAGTCCTTCAACTACGGCAGCGGGCTGTCGGGCTGCAAGCCCGCCGGCGACGCCGAGTTCCCGATCCGCGCCGCCGTCCAGCAGGCCGCCGACAGCAAGGCCTCCACGATGACCTTCGGTCTGCGGGCAGGCAACGAGACCAGCCCGTACCACTGGAAGCGGTTCCACAAGAACGCCCATCTACGGGTGGAGTACAACCGTCCGCCCCGGCAGATCCCCATGTCCCAGCTGACGATGGAGTACGGGGGCACCTGCCGGGGGCCCTCCGACCCGGTCGGCGTCCGCACCCTGGGCCAGCTGCGGGCCGGTAACGTCACCGACCCCGACGGCGACAGCGTCCAGGTGCAGATCCAGATCAAGCGCGGGTCGGAGGTCCTGTGGAACTCCGCCCTCACCACGGGCAAGGCGTCCGGCTCGCAGCACGCGGTGACCATGCCCGGCGGGCTCCCCAAGGGTGAGACGCTGCACTGGATCATCCGCGCCTACGACGGCCGGGACTACGGCCCCTGGTCCTCCGACGGCTCTCCCACCGGCTGCTACTTCGTGTACGACACCACCGTGCCCGAGGCCCCGGTGATCGGCTCCTCCCAGTACCCGGCCTCCGACCCGGAGGACCCGCAGGACCCCTGGCTGGACGGCACCGGCAAGTACGGCACCTTCACGCTCAGCACCGACGACTCCTCCGTCACCGCCTACCGGTACGGCGTCAACGGCGATCCGCACCCGGCCAATCGGGTGGCCACGACGGCTGGGGCCCCGGCGACCGTCCGGGTGCTGCCGGACCGGCCCGGACTCCACATGGTCACCGCCCAGGCGCTGGACGCCGCGGGCAATCTCTCGGAGATCCGCACCTACCAGTTCCGGATCGGGACCGGCAGCGGTGAGCGTACGTCCTGGCGGTTGAACGAGCCCGAGGGCGCGGAGCGGTTCACTGCCACCGCGCCGACCCGGACCGCCACCCTGCACGGGGGCGCCACCACCGGCGCACCCGGGGCGCCGACCGTCGGCGGCACCGCGCTGGCACTGGACGGCACCGGCGGATACGCCGCGACCGACCGTGCGGTGGTGGACACCAGCGGGCCGTTCACGGTCTCGGCGTGGGCCCGGCTGGAGACCAAGCCCGACCACGCGGCCATCGTGGTGACCCAGACCGGTACGGACAAGCCCGGGTTCGAGCTGTACTACTCGGCCACCCTGGACAGCTGGGCCTTCAACCAGTACCGGGCCGACGCGCCGCACGACAACCGGATGGCCCGGGTCGTGGCCGACGCCGAGGTGCGCGCCGGTAGGTGGACCCACCTCGTGGGGTCCTACGACGGGGCGACCCTGCGACTGTACGTCGACGGGGTGCTCGCCGGGTCGCTGGCATACACCGACGCCTGGGATGCGCGCGGGCCGGTGCAGATCGGCGTCGGCAAGTACGGCGCCGAGCGCAGGTCCTGGTTCCCGGGCAGCGTCGACGAGGTGCAACTCCTCGGCGGCGCCGTGCACGACGGCACCGCCTCCGTCCAGCGGCTGTACGCGGGCGAACGGCTGGACACGGAGCCCGCGCTGCCGGCGCTGGCGCTGTTCGGGCTGGACGAGAAGGCGGGCGCGACGGCCGTCGGCGGGGACGCCCACAAGCTGGCCGCCACGCCTACCGGCGGGGTGACGGCGGGTCGCGAAGGCCCGCTGGACCGTGCGGTGCGCTTCGACGGCACCTCCGGCCTGGCGCGTACCTCGGCGGGCGCCGTCCGGACCGACCGCAGCTTCTCGGTCTCCGCATGGGCCCGGCTGGAGCGCAGACCGGACTCGGCGGCGGTGGTCGCCACCCAGCTGTCGGAGTCCCGGCCCGGTTTCGAGCTGTATTACTCCGCCACCTACGACCGCTGGGCGTTCAACCAGTACAGCGCCGACAGCGCCGACAGCCGTCCGGTGCGGGCGATGCAGCCCACCGGGGACAGCGCCCGGGTCGGGGAGTGGACGCATCTGCTGGGCGTGCATGACCAGGTGAGCGACACCCTCACGCTGTACGTGAACGGCCGGCGGACGGACCGGGTGACGCTCGGCGGCGCCTGGCACGCGACCGGACCCGTGCAGTTCGGTGCCGGGCGGTACGACGACGTCGTCAAGTCGTTCTTCCCCGGCGAGATCGCCGATGTCCGGATCTGGGACCGGGTGGTCACCGGCTACGAGGCCGGTCGGCTGAACCAGCAGCCCTTGGCCGTCGCCGCCCGCTGGATGTTCGAGGAGACCGGCGCGGACGGGAGCACCACCCCGGACGCGGCGGGTACCGGCAACGCGCTGACGCTGCGCGGCAGTACGCGGATCGGCGACGGCTTCGTCGACCTGGGCGCCCTCGAACTCGACGGAATCACCGGATACGCCGACACCACCACCGTCCCGGCCGATCCCTCCCGTGGCTTCACCGTGGCCGCCTGGGCGCAGGCGGCCGCCGCCCCCGACGGCCCGGTCACGCTGATGAGCGCGGCCGGTGAGCACCACAGTGCCCTCACCGTGCGCTTCGTGCCGAACGCGCAGGATCCGGCGTGGGGCAGCTGGCAGGTGACGGTGCCCGAGCAGGACACACCGCAGGCCCGGGTGGTCACGGTGGGCCACAGTCTGGCCTCCGATGTCCGCGAGTGGCAGCACATCGCGGTCTCCTATGACGGCCTGGACCGCCGTCTGACGCTGTACGTCAACGGCCGGACGGCCGAGACGGTGTGCACGGAGGACCCGCTGCCCGAGTGCTCCGAGGAGCAGTCCTGGGCCGACCAGGTGACGGTCTTCCCCGCGACCGCCTCCTTCCAGGCCGGCCGCGGACTGACCGGCGGGGAGTGGGGCGAGCAC
- a CDS encoding response regulator, with protein sequence MSPQSPVVTVAVIDDHPVVAAGIAAWYAVADPPVRLLAVGTDISAALHGPGRDADVVVLDLQPSEVGADFGTLRELVTQGRNVIVYTVLDSEDTALTALDLGAVGYLTKAEGAHHLVAATHAAARQLPFTPPAQAGAPGSGRRPVRPTLARREIDVLRAWFQCESKALVAQRLNISVRTVNTYLDRVRIKYANAGRPASTKAHLVARAVQDGLVSLDEL encoded by the coding sequence ATGAGCCCGCAGTCCCCCGTCGTGACGGTCGCCGTCATCGACGACCACCCGGTGGTGGCGGCCGGCATCGCCGCCTGGTACGCCGTCGCCGACCCGCCGGTGCGGCTGCTCGCCGTCGGCACGGACATCTCCGCCGCCCTCCACGGGCCGGGACGGGACGCGGACGTGGTGGTGCTCGACCTCCAACCGAGCGAGGTCGGAGCGGACTTCGGCACGCTACGGGAGTTGGTGACACAGGGCCGGAACGTCATCGTCTACACCGTGCTGGACAGTGAGGACACCGCCCTGACCGCCCTGGACCTGGGCGCCGTCGGCTATCTCACCAAGGCCGAGGGCGCGCACCACCTGGTGGCAGCCACTCATGCCGCCGCCCGTCAGCTGCCATTCACGCCGCCCGCGCAGGCCGGTGCGCCCGGCAGCGGCCGGCGCCCGGTGCGGCCGACGCTGGCCCGGCGGGAGATCGACGTGCTGCGCGCCTGGTTCCAGTGCGAGTCCAAGGCGCTGGTGGCCCAGCGTCTGAACATCTCGGTCCGGACGGTGAACACCTATCTCGACCGGGTGCGGATCAAGTACGCCAACGCGGGTCGGCCTGCCTCCACAAAGGCCCATCTGGTGGCGCGGGCGGTTCAGGACGGGCTGGTCTCGCTCGACGAATTGTGA
- a CDS encoding FKBP-type peptidyl-prolyl cis-trans isomerase, with protein MSELTKPVIEVPEGDAPDELTVRDLVVGDGPEARPGRVVQLHYVGVTFASGREFDSSWERDQPFKFAVGGGRAIKGWDRGVRGMRVGGRREIIVPPRLGYGKQSPSPLIPAGSTLIFVVDLLTVVGGPPEKGRA; from the coding sequence ATGAGCGAACTGACGAAGCCCGTGATCGAGGTTCCGGAGGGGGACGCCCCCGACGAACTGACGGTCCGGGACCTGGTGGTCGGGGACGGGCCCGAGGCGCGGCCGGGACGGGTCGTCCAGTTGCACTACGTGGGGGTGACGTTCGCGTCCGGGAGGGAGTTCGACTCCTCCTGGGAGCGGGACCAGCCGTTCAAGTTCGCCGTGGGCGGAGGCAGGGCCATCAAGGGCTGGGACCGGGGCGTGAGGGGCATGAGGGTCGGCGGGCGACGCGAGATCATCGTTCCGCCGCGTCTCGGCTACGGCAAGCAGTCACCCTCTCCGCTGATCCCGGCGGGCTCGACGCTGATCTTCGTCGTGGACCTGCTCACGGTGGTGGGGGGACCGCCGGAGAAAGGCCGGGCCTGA
- the katG gene encoding catalase/peroxidase HPI: protein MTENHESHVFDPVTPDSPETAIPEVPEAQASGCPVAHGRAPHPTQGGGNRQWWPDRLNLKILAKNPAVANPLGEEFDYAAAFRALDLPAVKRDIAEVLTTSQDWWPADFGNYGPLMVRMAWHSAGTYRISDGRGGAGAGQQRFAPLNSWPDNGNLDKARRLLWPVKKKYGQSLSWADLLILTGNVALETMGFKTFGFAGGREDVWESEEDVYWGPETTWLDDERYTGDRELENPLGAVQMGLIYVNPEGPNGNPDPIAAARDIRETFRRMAMNDEETVALIAGGHTFGKAHGAGPAESVGADPEGAPLEEQGLGWRSSYGTGKGGDAITSGLEVTWTSTPTKWGNEFFHNLFAYEYELTKSPAGAHQWVAKDAEATIPDAHDPAKKHKPQMLTTDLSLRFDPAYEQISRRFHENPEEFADAFARAWYKLTHRDMGPIQRYLGPEVPSEVLLWQDPLPARTEEPLDAAEIAALKEQVLATDLTVAQLVSAAWASAASFRGSDKRGGANGARVRLEPQRGWEANDPDELAQVLRALEGIQESFNTKGGKKVSLADLIVLAGNAAVEQAAKDAGVEVEVPFTPGRVDATQEQTDIESFAALEPAYDGFRNYVGKGTRLPAEYLLLDRANLLTLSAPETTVLVGGLRVLGANTGGSKHGVLTERPGTLTNDFFVNLLDLGITWKSTSSAQDEFEARDASGQVKWTGTRADLVFGSNSELRALAEVYASDDARQKFVTDFVAAWAKVMDLDRFDLV, encoded by the coding sequence ATGACCGAGAACCACGAGTCTCACGTCTTCGACCCCGTCACCCCGGATTCGCCCGAGACGGCCATCCCCGAGGTGCCCGAGGCGCAGGCGAGCGGCTGCCCCGTGGCCCACGGCCGCGCGCCGCACCCCACGCAGGGCGGCGGGAACCGCCAGTGGTGGCCGGACCGCCTCAACCTGAAGATCCTGGCCAAGAACCCCGCCGTGGCGAACCCGCTGGGCGAGGAGTTCGACTACGCCGCCGCGTTCCGGGCGCTCGACCTGCCCGCCGTGAAACGGGACATCGCCGAGGTGCTCACCACCTCGCAGGACTGGTGGCCCGCCGACTTCGGCAACTACGGGCCGCTGATGGTCCGGATGGCCTGGCACAGCGCCGGCACGTACCGCATCAGCGACGGCCGCGGTGGCGCGGGCGCCGGTCAGCAGCGCTTCGCCCCGCTCAACAGCTGGCCGGACAACGGCAACCTGGACAAGGCGCGCCGTCTGCTCTGGCCGGTCAAGAAGAAGTACGGCCAGTCGCTCTCCTGGGCCGACCTGCTGATCCTCACCGGCAACGTGGCCCTGGAGACCATGGGCTTCAAGACCTTCGGCTTCGCCGGTGGCCGCGAGGACGTCTGGGAGTCGGAGGAGGACGTCTACTGGGGCCCGGAGACCACCTGGCTCGACGACGAGCGCTACACGGGCGACCGTGAGCTGGAGAACCCGCTCGGCGCGGTCCAGATGGGCCTGATCTACGTCAACCCCGAGGGCCCCAACGGCAACCCGGACCCGATCGCCGCCGCCCGCGACATCCGCGAGACCTTCCGCCGGATGGCGATGAACGACGAGGAGACCGTCGCCCTCATCGCCGGTGGCCACACCTTCGGCAAGGCGCACGGCGCGGGCCCGGCCGAGAGCGTCGGCGCGGACCCCGAGGGCGCCCCGCTGGAGGAGCAGGGCCTCGGCTGGCGCAGCTCGTACGGGACGGGCAAGGGCGGGGACGCCATCACCAGCGGTCTGGAGGTGACCTGGACCAGCACCCCGACCAAGTGGGGCAACGAGTTCTTCCACAACCTCTTCGCCTACGAGTACGAGCTGACCAAGTCCCCGGCCGGGGCGCACCAGTGGGTCGCCAAGGACGCCGAGGCGACCATCCCGGACGCGCACGACCCGGCGAAGAAGCACAAGCCGCAGATGCTCACCACCGACCTGTCGCTGCGCTTCGACCCGGCGTACGAGCAGATCTCGCGCCGCTTCCACGAGAACCCGGAGGAGTTCGCGGACGCCTTCGCCCGCGCCTGGTACAAGCTGACGCACCGTGACATGGGCCCGATCCAGCGCTACCTGGGTCCGGAGGTGCCCTCCGAGGTACTGCTGTGGCAGGACCCGCTGCCCGCGCGCACCGAGGAGCCGCTGGACGCCGCGGAGATCGCCGCGCTCAAGGAGCAGGTGCTCGCCACGGACCTGACGGTGGCTCAGCTGGTCTCGGCCGCCTGGGCCTCGGCCGCGTCCTTCCGCGGCAGCGACAAGCGCGGTGGCGCCAACGGTGCCCGGGTCCGCCTGGAGCCGCAGCGCGGCTGGGAGGCGAACGACCCGGACGAGCTGGCCCAGGTCCTGCGCGCCCTCGAAGGCATCCAGGAGTCCTTCAACACCAAGGGCGGCAAGAAGGTCTCGCTGGCCGACCTGATCGTCCTCGCGGGCAACGCGGCCGTCGAGCAGGCGGCCAAGGACGCCGGCGTCGAGGTCGAGGTGCCGTTCACCCCGGGCCGGGTCGACGCCACGCAGGAGCAGACGGACATCGAGTCCTTCGCCGCGCTGGAGCCCGCGTACGACGGCTTCCGCAACTACGTCGGCAAGGGCACCCGCCTCCCCGCCGAGTACCTCCTCCTGGACCGCGCCAACCTCCTGACGCTCAGCGCCCCGGAGACCACGGTCCTGGTCGGCGGTCTGCGCGTGCTGGGCGCCAACACCGGCGGCTCGAAGCACGGCGTCCTCACCGAGCGCCCGGGCACGCTGACCAACGACTTCTTCGTGAACCTGCTCGACCTGGGCATCACCTGGAAGTCGACGTCGTCGGCACAGGACGAGTTCGAGGCCCGTGACGCGAGCGGCCAGGTCAAGTGGACCGGCACCCGCGCCGATCTGGTCTTCGGCTCCAACTCCGAGCTCCGCGCCCTCGCCGAGGTCTACGCGAGCGACGACGCCCGGCAGAAGTTCGTGACGGACTTCGTCGCCGCCTGGGCCAAGGTCATGGACCTGGACCGCTTCGACCTGGTCTGA
- a CDS encoding Fur family transcriptional regulator — protein MSDLLQRLRGRGWRLTSQRRVVAEVLDGDHVHLTADEVHVRAAAKLPEISRATVYNTLGELVALGEVLEVSTVGRAKRYDPNARRPHQHLVCSGCGTVRDVLPAGDALGDLPESERFGFTVGSVEMTYRGLCPACA, from the coding sequence GTGAGCGACCTCCTTCAGCGGCTGCGGGGCCGTGGCTGGCGGCTGACCTCCCAGCGGCGTGTCGTCGCGGAGGTCCTCGACGGCGACCATGTGCACCTGACGGCGGACGAGGTGCATGTACGGGCCGCCGCCAAACTCCCCGAGATCTCCCGCGCCACCGTCTACAACACGCTGGGGGAGCTGGTCGCGCTCGGAGAGGTGCTGGAGGTCTCCACCGTCGGCCGCGCCAAGCGCTACGACCCGAACGCGCGCCGCCCCCACCAGCACCTGGTCTGCTCCGGCTGCGGCACGGTCCGCGACGTCCTCCCGGCGGGCGACGCCCTCGGTGATCTGCCCGAGTCCGAGCGGTTCGGCTTCACCGTCGGCTCGGTGGAGATGACCTACCGCGGCCTCTGCCCGGCCTGCGCCTGA
- a CDS encoding D-arabinono-1,4-lactone oxidase: MAEKWRNWARQQSCSPTRVERPASEEQLSEALARAARDGLRVRPVGSGHSFTDTCLTDGVMVDQSGMGRVLDVDRATGLVRIEAGIKLHRLTAELHRHGLALENQGDIDTQSLAGAMATATHGTGERFPNLSANVVGCRLVTATGEVVEIDEAGDPDAWRAARVSLGALGVISEYTLRCVPAFRVHRVDELRPVGEVLADLDALVATYDHFEVMALPHTDQVLTYASRRTDRPAAPPGRVSAWWNDDVLSNAGLGAACHLGRLFPRAVPGIARAVTGAVGRYEQLDDSHRVYAHRRRVRFTEMEYAIPRVHAAEALERVRALITDRRLPVLFPIELRFTAPDDAFLSTAYGRDTAYLAVHQVVRAEYEAFFRAVEAIMDEYGGRPHWGKRHFQTSGTLAPRYPGWQDFQAVRARLDPDGVFTNDYVARVLGPVGAAPARPRTGRTDRP; this comes from the coding sequence GTGGCGGAGAAGTGGCGCAACTGGGCCCGCCAGCAGAGCTGTTCCCCCACCCGCGTCGAACGCCCGGCGAGCGAGGAGCAGTTGAGCGAGGCGCTCGCCCGCGCGGCCCGGGACGGACTGCGGGTCCGGCCGGTGGGCAGCGGGCACTCGTTCACCGACACCTGTCTCACCGATGGCGTCATGGTGGACCAGAGCGGCATGGGGCGCGTCCTCGACGTCGACCGGGCGACCGGTCTGGTGCGGATCGAGGCCGGTATCAAGCTGCACCGACTGACCGCCGAACTCCACCGGCACGGGCTGGCGTTGGAGAACCAGGGCGACATCGACACGCAGTCCCTGGCCGGGGCGATGGCCACCGCCACCCACGGCACCGGGGAGCGCTTCCCCAATCTGTCGGCCAATGTCGTCGGCTGCCGGCTGGTCACCGCGACCGGCGAGGTCGTCGAGATCGACGAGGCGGGCGACCCGGACGCCTGGCGCGCGGCCCGGGTCTCGCTCGGGGCGCTCGGCGTGATCTCCGAGTACACGCTGCGCTGTGTCCCCGCATTCCGTGTCCACCGGGTGGACGAGCTGCGCCCGGTGGGCGAGGTGCTGGCCGATCTGGACGCGCTCGTGGCCACGTACGACCACTTCGAGGTCATGGCGCTGCCGCACACGGACCAGGTCCTGACCTATGCCTCGCGCCGTACCGACCGCCCGGCGGCTCCGCCGGGCCGGGTCTCCGCGTGGTGGAACGACGACGTGCTCAGCAACGCGGGCCTGGGCGCCGCCTGCCACCTGGGCCGTCTCTTCCCCCGTGCGGTTCCGGGGATCGCCCGTGCGGTCACCGGCGCGGTCGGCCGTTACGAGCAGCTCGACGACAGCCACCGGGTCTACGCGCACCGGCGGCGGGTCCGGTTCACGGAGATGGAGTACGCGATCCCGCGCGTCCACGCCGCCGAGGCGCTGGAGCGGGTCCGGGCGCTGATCACCGACCGGCGGCTGCCCGTGCTGTTCCCGATCGAGCTGCGGTTCACCGCGCCCGACGACGCCTTCCTCTCCACCGCGTACGGCCGCGACACCGCCTATCTCGCGGTCCACCAGGTCGTACGGGCCGAGTACGAGGCGTTCTTCCGCGCTGTCGAAGCCATCATGGACGAGTACGGGGGCCGCCCGCACTGGGGCAAGCGCCACTTCCAGACCTCCGGCACGCTGGCCCCCCGCTACCCCGGCTGGCAGGACTTCCAGGCCGTACGGGCCCGTCTCGACCCGGACGGTGTGTTCACCAACGACTACGTGGCCCGGGTCCTCGGCCCGGTCGGTGCGGCGCCCGCCCGTCCCCGTACCGGAAGGACCGACCGCCCGTGA
- a CDS encoding LysR family transcriptional regulator: MATQKLRNFVVVAEELNLSRAAPRLFVTQQALSKQLRDLEEAVGVRLLDRSTRRMALTPAGEVFLASVREALAVLDAGVAAARSAGPGGRVRLGFLMGGALELTTPILAAFSARCPDIELELHETGLADPSAGLADGSSDVAIVRLPLALPDLDVLPLFVEPLVVALPPHHRLAGRASLTAEDVIDEPLAVGRTADAVWRRYWTLDEQRGGRPPGLVRETTTHTEELQLVAAGLACSITVAGARRHTPLAGVRYVPLTGVPGSTVAVARRRGQGGPDVERFVAVAREVRDRESAIVRAIEAPLV; encoded by the coding sequence GTGGCCACGCAGAAACTGCGGAACTTCGTCGTCGTGGCGGAAGAGCTGAACCTCAGCCGGGCGGCACCCCGCCTCTTCGTCACCCAGCAGGCGCTCAGCAAGCAGCTCCGCGACCTCGAAGAGGCCGTCGGCGTGCGGCTGCTGGACCGTTCCACGCGCCGAATGGCGCTGACCCCGGCCGGGGAAGTGTTCCTGGCCTCGGTCAGGGAGGCGCTCGCCGTGCTGGACGCCGGAGTGGCCGCGGCGCGGAGCGCGGGCCCGGGGGGCAGGGTCCGCCTGGGGTTCCTCATGGGCGGTGCGCTGGAGCTGACCACGCCGATCCTGGCCGCGTTCTCGGCGCGGTGCCCGGACATCGAGCTGGAGCTGCACGAGACCGGCCTCGCCGACCCCTCCGCCGGGCTGGCCGACGGCTCCTCGGACGTCGCGATCGTCCGGCTCCCGCTCGCCCTGCCCGATCTCGACGTGCTGCCGCTCTTCGTGGAGCCCCTGGTCGTCGCGCTGCCGCCGCACCACCGGCTGGCCGGGCGGGCGAGCCTCACCGCCGAGGACGTGATCGACGAACCGCTGGCCGTCGGCCGTACTGCCGACGCGGTCTGGCGGCGCTACTGGACCCTGGACGAACAGCGTGGCGGCCGCCCGCCCGGCCTCGTCCGGGAGACCACCACCCACACCGAGGAGCTGCAGCTCGTCGCCGCCGGCCTGGCCTGCTCGATCACGGTGGCCGGTGCCCGGCGCCACACCCCGCTCGCGGGCGTACGGTACGTCCCGCTCACCGGGGTCCCCGGTTCCACGGTGGCCGTCGCCCGGCGGCGGGGGCAGGGCGGCCCGGACGTGGAACGGTTCGTGGCCGTCGCCCGGGAGGTACGCGACCGGGAGAGCGCGATCGTGCGCGCCATCGAGGCCCCGTTGGTCTGA
- a CDS encoding TetR/AcrR family transcriptional regulator, translating to MRTMPAPLPDRRDLIADTAIATVAAAGLRGLTHRAVDTAAGLPAGSTSYYFRTRSALISACYLRLAALTVTDVDLWEKEHGTPDPDSAAEALAALLHHWLTTERDRQLARFELSLEATRRPELRADLETGGRAARARAATLLASLGAPDPEQAADLLVAWTDGLLYDRLAGAPAASRPAPDPAELTLVVRRMLTALLAP from the coding sequence GTGCGGACCATGCCTGCTCCTCTTCCCGACCGCCGGGACCTGATCGCCGACACCGCCATCGCCACCGTGGCCGCCGCAGGCCTGCGCGGCCTGACCCATCGCGCGGTCGACACGGCGGCGGGGCTGCCCGCCGGCAGCACGTCGTACTACTTCCGCACGCGATCCGCCCTGATCAGCGCCTGTTACCTCCGCCTGGCCGCGCTGACGGTCACCGATGTGGACCTCTGGGAGAAGGAGCACGGCACCCCGGATCCGGACTCCGCCGCCGAGGCCCTCGCCGCGCTGCTGCACCACTGGCTGACCACGGAACGCGACCGACAGCTGGCCCGCTTCGAACTGAGCCTGGAGGCGACCCGCCGCCCGGAACTCCGCGCCGACCTGGAGACCGGCGGCCGCGCCGCACGAGCCAGGGCCGCCACGCTGCTGGCCTCGCTCGGCGCCCCCGACCCGGAACAGGCGGCGGACCTGCTCGTCGCCTGGACCGACGGCCTGCTGTACGACCGCCTCGCCGGGGCCCCGGCCGCGAGCCGCCCGGCACCGGACCCGGCCGAACTGACCTTGGTCGTACGGCGGATGCTCACCGCCCTGCTCGCTCCCTGA